A genomic window from Silene latifolia isolate original U9 population chromosome Y, ASM4854445v1, whole genome shotgun sequence includes:
- the LOC141627989 gene encoding uncharacterized protein LOC141627989 — protein sequence MSGDAVISTANPPPHPNPTMSPFHLGNQDNPGNTITHVQLHGENYDEWARSIRLAVKARRKFGFVDGTIAKPTENLDDWSTIHSMIVSWIMNTVEPSLRTTISYYEDAALLCKDLKDRFCVVNGIRDYIANHEQLRSCDCGNCTCNLGPKFGAFKENKRLHKFLSGLDNSYYATLRSNLLNTSVLPSVNHAYQAAIQEKMIRTNGASTTAEDTEVLAFQVQSDFKPKGKSVDNSDKYCTHCTRNGHDESMCFLIHGYPDWWGDRPRGPRNSGRGGSSKNGRGSSARAPSAGRGKGTTTRINSTYTDNTPAVASASLSSDPSSVTGLTTAQWQQLLDLLNIAKSKDHIHGKNAWIIDTGATNHVTGTLTYLHDIQNITSSPVSLPNGVTTNASHRGRVILDGGLVLTDVLYVPGLTCSLISVLQLLDALDCIIQCTKSFCVIQDRQTRRLIGAGKRQDGLYFYRGVSNVAVCNINQGSTDLWHKRLGHPSSEVLKLLAIVKSSSRLSNKACDVCLRAKQTRFSFNRSDNKVISSFELIHCDLWGSYRTPSSCGATYFFTLVDDYSCGVWVYLLRTKDEVPRLFLEFIAMIKRQFGAEIKKVRSDNWTEFSPLKP from the exons ATGTCCGGTGATGCCGTTATTTCTACGGCAAATCCACCACCCCACCCAAATCCAACCATGTCTCCCTTCCACCTTGGAAATCAAGATAACCCAGGCAATACAATTACTCACGTCCAGCTTCATGGTGAAAACTATGATGAATGGGCGCGTTCTATTCGGCTGGCTGTTAAAGCGCGACGGAAGTTTGGATTTGTCGATGGCACGATTGCCAAGCCTACCGAAAATCTTGACGATTGGAGCACTATCCACTCCATGATTGTTTCTTGGATTATGAACACCGTTGAACCATCTCTTCGTACTACTATTTCGTACTACGAAGATGCGGCCTTATTATGCAAAGACCTTAAAGATCGTTTTTGCGTCGTTAATGGCATTCGT GATTATATCGCTAATCACGAACAACTTCGTAGCTGTGATTGTGGTAATTGCACCTGCAATCTTGGTCCCAAGTTTGGTGCTTTCAAAGAAAATAAACGTTTGCATAAATTTTTATCTGGACTTGATAATAGTTATTATGCTACACTTCGATCTAATTTACTCAATACCTCTGTTTTACCTTCGGTCAATCACGCTTATCAAGCTGCTATTcaagaaaaaatgattcgaactAATGGAGCATCAACCACTGCTGAGGACACCGAGGTTTTGGCTTTTCAAGTTCAGTCTGATTTCAAGCCTAAAGGAAAATCCGTGGATAATTCCGATAAATATTGTACACACTGTACTCGTAATGGCCATGATGAATCCATGTGTTTTCTCATTCACGGTTATCCTGATTGGTGGGGAGATCGTCCTCGCGGTCCTCGCAATTCTGGTCGCGGAGGCAGCTCTAAAAACGGTCGTGGCTCCTCTGCTCGTGCTCCTAGTGCTGGCCGTGGCAAGGGCACTACTACCCGTATCAATTCCACCTATACCGACAACACCCCAGCCGTGGCCTCTGCCTCTTTATCCTCTGACCCTTCTTCCGTTACTGGACTGACCACTGCACAGTGGCAGCAGCTCCTTGATTTATTGAACATAGCAAAATCCAAGGACCACATTCACGGTAAGAATGCTTGGATTATTGACACCGGCGCTACCAATCATGTTACCGGTACTCTTACGTATCTCCATGATATACAAAATATAACTTCTTCTCCTGTTAGTCTTCCGAACGGAGTTACAACTAATGCCTCTCATCGAGGGCGCGTTATTCTTGACGGAGGCTTAGTCCTCACTGATGTTCTTTATGTTCCCGGCCTTACCTGCAGTTTAATATCTGTTCTTCAATTACTTGATGCTCTTGATTGTATTATTCAATGTACTAAGTCTTTTTGTGTCATTCAGGACCGGCAGACGAGGAGGTTGATTGGAGCGGGTAAACGTCAGGATGGACTCTATTTCTACCGTGGTGTGTCTAACGTAGCTGTCTGCAATATTAACCAAGGTTCAACGGATTTGTGGCATAAACGATTAGGCCATCCCTCTAGCGAAGTTTTAAAACTATTAGCTATTGTTAAGTCTTCTAGTAGATTGTCTAATAAGGCTTGTGATGTTTGTTTACGAGCCAAACAAACTCGTTTCAGTTTTAATCGTAGTGATAATAAAGTTATTTCCTCTTTTGAATTAATTCACTGTGACTTATGGGGATCATATCGCACTCCATCTTCCTGTGGCGCTACTTATTTTTTTACTCTTGTCGATGATTATTCTTGTGGTGTATGGGTATATCTTTTACGCACCAAAGATGAAGTTCCACGGCTCTTTTTGGAATTCATTGCAATGATTAAACGTCAATTTGGGGCGGAAATTAAGAAGGTACGGAGTGACAATTGGACTGAATTCTCACCTCTAAAACCATAA